From a single Rhodococcus qingshengii JCM 15477 genomic region:
- a CDS encoding MFS transporter: MSSIERGSWASARHRSSVLWVVTIAAIAILFDGYDLVVYGTILPVLMDDPSHIGTLTASQAGALGSYALVGVMVGALTCGAIGDHFGRRKMMLVNIIWFSAGMALAAFATSITTFGLLRFFTGIGVGGLVATAGAMIAEFAPPGRRNLFNAIVYSGVPAGGVMASVLAIVLRDSIGWRGLFLIGALPLVFLFPLAWFKLPESPAWLIARGRVDEARAISSKTGIPLPVGTDRPNDAVAEKVGFRALASRQYIWGTALLGLMSFAGLLLTYGLNTWLPKIMENAGYNAKGSLSFLLVLNGGAIIGGLLASKIADVTGPQRVVATTFGLAALALLLFTFGFPLPVLLASVAIAGVGTIGTQVLIYGFVSNYYSTAARAAGVAWCAGFGRLGGIFGPLIGGSLISAGISSESAFYVFAGIAVLGAIVTFFVPKQAPDLGATALRSDGDRAEKETRGEPGVTVVG; the protein is encoded by the coding sequence ATGTCCTCGATCGAACGTGGTTCCTGGGCCAGTGCCCGCCATCGCTCGTCAGTGTTGTGGGTGGTCACCATCGCCGCCATTGCCATTCTGTTCGACGGATACGACCTGGTCGTGTACGGCACGATCCTGCCCGTACTCATGGACGACCCCAGCCATATCGGCACCTTGACCGCATCTCAGGCCGGCGCGTTGGGTTCGTATGCACTCGTCGGAGTGATGGTCGGTGCACTGACGTGTGGAGCGATCGGCGATCACTTCGGTCGCCGAAAGATGATGCTGGTCAACATCATCTGGTTCTCGGCCGGAATGGCACTGGCAGCGTTCGCCACCAGCATCACCACTTTCGGTCTGCTGCGGTTCTTCACCGGCATCGGTGTCGGTGGGCTTGTCGCCACCGCCGGAGCCATGATTGCCGAGTTCGCGCCGCCGGGACGCCGCAATCTGTTCAACGCCATCGTCTACAGCGGTGTCCCGGCCGGTGGCGTCATGGCTTCCGTCCTGGCGATCGTTCTCCGTGATTCCATCGGATGGCGCGGACTGTTCCTCATCGGCGCCCTGCCATTGGTGTTCCTGTTCCCACTCGCCTGGTTCAAACTGCCCGAGTCTCCCGCGTGGCTGATTGCTCGCGGACGTGTCGACGAAGCTCGCGCCATTTCCTCGAAAACCGGAATTCCATTGCCTGTCGGTACAGATCGACCCAACGACGCCGTGGCCGAGAAGGTCGGCTTCCGAGCGTTGGCAAGCAGACAATATATCTGGGGCACCGCGCTTCTCGGCCTCATGAGCTTCGCCGGCCTCCTCCTGACCTACGGGCTGAACACCTGGCTGCCCAAGATCATGGAAAACGCGGGATACAACGCGAAGGGTTCGCTCTCGTTCCTGTTGGTACTCAACGGCGGTGCCATCATCGGTGGACTTCTCGCCTCCAAGATCGCGGACGTCACCGGTCCGCAGCGGGTTGTCGCAACCACCTTCGGCCTGGCCGCACTCGCCCTGCTCCTGTTCACATTCGGGTTCCCGCTTCCCGTACTCCTCGCCTCCGTTGCCATCGCGGGTGTCGGAACCATCGGTACTCAGGTTCTGATCTACGGATTCGTGTCCAACTACTATTCGACGGCCGCTCGGGCCGCAGGTGTCGCGTGGTGCGCCGGATTCGGACGTCTGGGCGGGATATTCGGGCCACTGATCGGCGGAAGTTTGATCAGCGCCGGAATCAGTTCCGAATCGGCGTTCTACGTCTTCGCCGGCATCGCGGTGCTGGGCGCCATCGTCACCTTCTTCGTGCCGAAGCAAGCACCCGACCTGGGTGCCACTGCACTTCGATCCGATGGAGACCGTGCCGAAAAGGAAACCCGTGGTGAGCCCGGCGTTACGGTAGTCGGGTGA
- a CDS encoding helix-turn-helix transcriptional regulator — protein sequence MTLRDLLLGRERELAVLGRALAAAETGVPTLVLVEGDAGSGKSTLVDRFAEISSAHTLRRARGLEWESNTAFGVIEQLLERPVSNSDPVAVAHEIVDAAEQLTLIVVDDAHHSDVSSLQAITSALHRGRTAPLLFVLVAEETPFLRDDVRQILDLHWSTRLHISPIDAPVIIDIARMRSGIDLSSGVALALQDFTAGNTLDIVSLLDELPPTYWTQWHRTLPVPRHRAVSIAAALATCSAGARTLIEAAAVVGRSTTLSHLAQLAEIDDVVGALDSAFASGLLSVHEQHGSTEVSLSSTMVTAAVRGALGPAHLHLLHTRAAEIAWGEGERLFHLAAASTTHDEDLAAELVVYASLRASDGAWSEVADAMVTASRLTTARTEHEDRLLRGVDALTGSGDIPRAMVFVPEIESISRGPLRDAVLGYLAIHRGRPTEAADLLTRAWDSCSVDREPGIAAMIAQRMVLHSLARLDGTALVEWVDRAVELVGPSDPAAVESEAIKGLGLGATGRTENALAAYAELSDRVRPGAQAQRFQMGRGWLELALDHPESARRDLESAVSTEFSSGSARISLWAQAWLARTQFALGAWDEALSTVEGAGAEVDRFEIEIIRPLVHWSGAQIHALRGNWELARDHVRRAYAGIHAYEIMYVPALLARAQVAEAAADYAEVLVALAPLTSSKAQQWLDEPGFWPWVDLYANALVMVGRADDADAFLQPHEQTARRREHRSAAARLGYVRGRIHGARGELDSARESFDAALLGIETLPLPYDRARINFAYGQTLRRAGKRAEADVVLRAARELYHSLGAATYVERCERELRAGGLNLSRTEKGITDLTPQERAVADLVAAGKSNKEAAGELFLSVKTIQYHLTRAYAKLGLRSRSELAALFRDRGLSDPHQEN from the coding sequence GTGACACTTCGTGACCTGTTGCTCGGCCGAGAACGCGAGCTCGCCGTTCTCGGCCGAGCCTTGGCCGCGGCAGAGACAGGAGTGCCGACTCTCGTGCTGGTCGAGGGCGATGCCGGTAGCGGTAAGTCCACTCTCGTCGACCGGTTCGCCGAAATCTCTTCCGCTCATACGCTCCGCCGCGCTCGTGGGCTGGAGTGGGAATCGAACACTGCCTTCGGAGTGATCGAACAACTACTCGAACGTCCGGTTTCCAACTCGGACCCGGTCGCCGTTGCACACGAGATCGTCGACGCAGCGGAGCAACTGACCCTGATCGTCGTCGACGATGCCCATCACAGCGATGTCAGCTCGCTTCAGGCAATCACCTCCGCCCTCCATCGAGGCCGAACGGCACCACTGCTGTTCGTCCTCGTCGCCGAGGAAACGCCGTTCCTGCGCGACGATGTCAGGCAGATTCTCGACCTACACTGGTCGACGCGATTGCACATCAGCCCGATCGACGCACCCGTCATCATCGACATCGCGCGCATGCGAAGCGGAATCGACCTCAGCTCCGGCGTCGCGCTTGCCCTTCAGGACTTCACCGCGGGCAACACACTCGACATCGTCTCGCTTCTCGACGAGCTGCCACCTACCTATTGGACCCAGTGGCACCGAACTTTGCCCGTCCCTCGCCATCGTGCAGTATCGATCGCCGCCGCCCTCGCTACGTGTTCGGCGGGAGCACGAACGTTGATCGAAGCCGCAGCAGTTGTCGGGCGCAGCACGACGTTGTCGCATCTTGCTCAGCTAGCCGAAATCGACGACGTGGTCGGCGCCTTGGACAGCGCCTTCGCCAGCGGCCTCCTTTCTGTCCACGAGCAGCACGGTAGCACCGAGGTGTCACTGAGCAGCACGATGGTCACGGCCGCAGTGCGCGGGGCGTTGGGACCCGCGCACTTGCATCTGCTGCACACACGCGCAGCCGAGATCGCTTGGGGAGAAGGTGAACGGCTTTTCCACCTTGCCGCTGCCAGCACCACCCATGACGAGGACCTCGCCGCCGAACTCGTTGTGTACGCATCACTACGAGCATCCGACGGCGCGTGGTCGGAAGTCGCCGACGCCATGGTCACGGCAAGCCGTCTCACCACAGCCCGAACCGAACACGAGGACCGACTGCTCCGCGGAGTCGACGCGCTGACCGGATCGGGTGACATCCCCCGCGCCATGGTCTTCGTGCCGGAGATCGAGAGTATTTCGCGCGGGCCTCTCCGCGACGCCGTCCTCGGCTACCTCGCCATCCATAGAGGGCGACCGACCGAGGCCGCCGATCTTCTGACCAGAGCGTGGGACAGCTGCAGCGTGGATCGTGAGCCAGGCATCGCTGCGATGATCGCCCAACGAATGGTCCTGCATTCTCTGGCTCGGCTCGATGGCACGGCGCTCGTCGAGTGGGTTGACCGCGCAGTCGAATTGGTGGGCCCTTCTGATCCCGCAGCAGTGGAGTCCGAAGCGATCAAGGGTCTCGGGCTCGGTGCTACCGGAAGAACCGAGAATGCGCTCGCGGCATACGCCGAACTCTCCGATCGTGTCCGCCCCGGAGCCCAAGCACAGCGCTTCCAGATGGGACGCGGATGGCTCGAGCTTGCGTTGGACCACCCGGAGTCCGCCAGACGCGACCTCGAAAGCGCGGTGTCCACAGAGTTTTCCAGTGGTTCGGCAAGAATCTCACTGTGGGCACAGGCCTGGCTCGCCCGCACTCAATTCGCTCTCGGCGCCTGGGACGAAGCGCTCTCGACCGTCGAGGGCGCCGGTGCCGAGGTGGATCGGTTCGAGATCGAGATCATCCGGCCGTTGGTCCACTGGTCGGGAGCACAGATTCACGCTCTGCGCGGCAACTGGGAACTGGCCCGTGACCATGTGCGACGTGCGTACGCCGGCATTCACGCCTACGAAATCATGTATGTTCCTGCACTTCTCGCCAGGGCCCAGGTTGCCGAGGCCGCCGCCGACTACGCCGAAGTTCTGGTGGCGCTGGCTCCGCTCACCTCGAGCAAGGCGCAACAATGGCTCGACGAGCCGGGCTTCTGGCCGTGGGTCGATCTCTACGCCAATGCATTGGTCATGGTCGGGCGAGCTGATGATGCCGACGCCTTTCTGCAACCACACGAGCAGACCGCACGACGTCGGGAGCACCGCTCAGCTGCGGCACGTCTCGGCTACGTTCGCGGCCGGATCCACGGCGCACGGGGCGAACTCGACTCGGCAAGAGAAAGTTTCGATGCTGCACTACTCGGCATCGAGACGCTGCCGCTCCCCTACGACCGAGCCCGAATCAATTTTGCCTACGGCCAAACTCTCCGCCGGGCCGGGAAACGCGCGGAGGCCGACGTCGTCCTCCGCGCCGCCCGCGAGCTGTATCACTCGTTGGGCGCCGCTACTTACGTCGAGCGCTGCGAGCGCGAACTCCGCGCGGGCGGGTTGAACCTCTCGCGGACGGAGAAGGGAATCACCGACCTGACCCCGCAAGAACGAGCCGTCGCCGACCTTGTCGCAGCGGGCAAGTCCAACAAGGAAGCTGCCGGCGAATTGTTCCTCTCCGTCAAGACCATTCAATATCACCTCACGCGCGCGTACGCGAAACTCGGACTGCGATCACGGAGCGAACTCGCGGCTTTGTTCCGCGACCGAGGGCTTTCGGATCCGCATCAGGAGAACTGA